The stretch of DNA tatatatatatatatatagcacatgaccatgcacatgcctcatttttcttccaaatttttctagagttttcttcctttttcttgaaaataaaagatgacttaattgtttgacttggtcatcccttgtccttttcttgaacattgtgaaattcccgttttgcccctcgacttttctcaatattaccattttgcccctagccttccacattattttcattggccattttgcaaatttctctttttacctttggccttttccaatattttcctactaataatattcataaacaattcTCAAaaaacaacttgtgcattaaacaagatcacaacatagctttgcccttaactctcgcaattatcccgaactatccaaacgtacgaaatacgggtcataacatatatatatatatatatatatatatatatatatatatatatatatatatatatatttggatttGGAATTTAACATATGCTTTTTATCGTGTAGGAGGAGGCCTTCCTTAGATGACGCTGATTGTCCAAGTTATGTGGATACATCAGAGAGTGATGGCGATGAACCAGCTAATAATGCAGAGGTAAACAATGATGAAGATAGTGAAGGGGATGAAGAAAATACGCATTTTAGTCCCCAGAACCAACTCACCAACACGTACCATCTCTGATGGCGGAAAACCCAATTCCTGACGGCCCAATGCAGTGGCATTCTGACTATATTCCATATCTTGACAGTCTACAAGGTCGTGAGGATGCATTTTTCTTCACAAGAGATGATGATCAAAATCGCCAAAAAACGTGGTTTGAACCAAAAAATCTCATGACTGATGAATGCATCCTTGCAAGGGAATGCAGTTCACATAAAAAAAAGATGTTGCAACGGGCTGTCAGAATGTATTGTATAAAGGAtatgagggagtttaaggttgatgaCTCAAACAAATCTATATGGAGGCTGGTTTGTAAGCGAAAGACTCAAGGCTGTCGGTGGTTGCTTCGGGGAATTGTTAAGCCTGATGGTCTGTgggaaatcacaaaattccacccaaagcacacttgtgatatgggacaAAGTCGAGcagatcattttaatttagatataaacatgattgctcATGTGTTACTTAAACACATTGAGGAAACTCCAAGGTAACTTATCTGACCTAGTACATTATATATCTTATagcaattaaaatatcattgctaaatgttgtttgtttaaacttatgcAGGATGCCCATCAAAACTTGTATTAGCATGGTCCACTCCAAATATGgcaaaatcataagcaagagaaagggatttctcgggCATAGACATGCTTTTGAGATGATCTTTGGAACTTGGGAATCCTCTTTTCGGGCGTTGCCGGGGTATATGGCGGCTCTACAACATGCTAATTCGGCTTTGTACGGGCGCCTTTTAGAGGGCGAGAATTTTCGACTTCGTCTTTTGGGCATTCAAGCCAAGTATTGATGGTTTTACTCACTGCCGGAATATGATATCTATAGATGGGACGATGTATATGGCCGATATGACATTAAGCTCCTAATTGTAGTAGatatggatgccaatgggtcaatattccctcttgctttcgTAATTACCGCCAACGAGAGCAACGAGACATGGGGGATGTTCTTGACTCATCTaaaaactcatgttattaagggtcGTCAGGGCATATGTGTCCTATCGGATagtcataaaggcatattgcacaatatgcgtACTCTGGAAGGGTGGCAGCCTCCACATGTTTACCATcgatattgtttaaggcacttaAAGGCTAATTTGCAAAAAAAGTTTGGAAATGACAcgtaaacaaattgatgtgggggcTGCGACGCAAagatcaacaaagaaaatggcCGCAAAAATGGAGCAAGCTAAGGAAGTGAGTGAAGAGGCATCTatttggttgatgaaattagaagttgaaaaatggacgcttTATGCTGATGGAGGAAGgagatggggcatgctcacaacgAACAGCTCAGAGTCTTTCAATGGACTCCTCAAATCTACTCGAGGACTACCTGTCACCGCAATGGTAAGACTAACTTTCAAGCAGGTCGTGGAGCGATTTGCGGATAGGACAAGGCAGGCCAAAGCCATATTAGCCGAGAACGgaacatggatgccaaagccctacAAAAAGATGGAGCACCATAGAAGAAAGGCAGAGggtcaccaaatgaccgagtatgacgTCGTTCAATGagtgtatgaagttagaatgggtTATTACATCGGTAAAGGAGGAAACAAACATATCGTTACTGAGCGTACAAAatcatgcacttgtggtaagtggcaaacgtaccacatgccatgttctcatgcaGTCAAGTGCTTTGAGAGAATAGCCAGAAATGTAACTGATTATGTGGCGGAGGAATATAAGGTCGTAAAAtaccttagagcatattccGTCCACTTCCATCCCCTTGGTAatcaagcttattggccagCCACGCCGTTTTCTATGGTTTCGAACAAGAAGCATATCcgtaaattgggaaaaaacaagctaactcgttatcacaatcaaatggatgttagcgaaaagacttactctcgcaagtgctcgaCATGTAAGCAATTTGGGCATGATAAGCGTTCATGTGGGCAAAACTCCCGTGGTGGCAGCACATCTGGAAGTAGAAGAGTGTctagaacttgattttttttttttaagtctattgtaatttaatgatgtatttcgttgctaatggaatgaaatatttttcaattattatgaatccctcgtattggatgaattatttttaaatattatatttatttttgcacattcaaAAGGTGCGGATTacacaatacaataacaaaataaaaaagacaaaagaaaaaaaaacctgaTACAAAGCAgagttattttttcttttctatctttcttgaaccaaaaaagtactttcatagctttgggagtaaaacaaaagagattaatcaaaatcctataaaatatgacacttaaacctaaatataacaagttttcaaacgtacttcggagcactttacaacccctaaaacgacgatccaaatgtatatgtatacttgatgtaatgagtcgatattattgtacactaaaaaaaaaaaaattaatttctatataaaatatttatgttccggtgttttgaaacgtgactaatcttcagtcaaagtacgaaaaaaaccttaattttgagtttgatttccaaaaaATACGGGTTggggtcgggggggggggggggggggaagagcACGTGTGTGTGAAGCCtactttggttctttttttttttttttttttttttaacgggttagtttggttcttttttttttttttttttttttttttttttttttttttttgggttaaaaaagttccGGACCCCtttatttggggtggtctttaatttttgcccttcaaattggtggtctttaaattttacccctcgcctaacactccaaggttgtgggttcgaaccccggcctcgtttaaaaaaaaaaaaaaaaaaattcgcaaggcgagaCTTTGCAAATCATCTTGACAAGTCCTTTTTGCACGCTAGAAATTTCTACCCATGCAAATTCACTTTGAAGGTAGAATTTCTGCCTTAAGACAGAATTTGCACGAGCAGAAATTCTGCCTGTGCAGGTCAAATTCTGCCTGAAGGGcagaatttaaagaccaccattttgaggggtaaaaattaaagaccacctccaacgaagggcaatcctgcgaATTGGGCATTTTCCTTCATTTGGATTGGCAAGATGGATAGTtttctaattattatttttttttttaaaagtttactattagataataataataataataataatggattTTACCCATAAATTTCATCAACAAATAGCTAATATGAGCGTTCTAGGGGAGAGATCTATTGGCAGTTTTGGTCACAAGAAAAAGAGCGTAAACATTTATCGCCCAAGCAGTCTCCCCCAATAAGTGATCCTTTAATTTCACCTGGTGGAGGTTTTCCTGTCCAAGCAAGAGACCATTGGCTGTTGCAGTTGTCTTTAATACAAGGAGTGAAAACTCCAAGTAGAACTGGACATACTCCTGTTCCTCGTCTTAGTGCCTAcatatttttaggaaaaaacccaaaataaaagTTAGTGAGgttaaacaaaaaattgaaCAATTCTTCAATGACTATGAAGTTAGTACATGGGGTTTACATATTTTGTCTCTAATTTTTCTCCACTACTTTAAAGATCGATTTTGCCAGACACAAAATTGAGTCATTGTCACTCATCTGTGTACAAATGAATAGAATATCGTTCTCTCCCtttcaaattaggaaaaatGTGAAAACATTTCATTGAACTATTCAACATTAAGTAATATTGCCCTTCATTAAACTTTTAATTCAATAATGCCCTCAATGTTAGCAAATTGTCTTTAGTTGCACATGCCATTAATGGAGCTCCAATATGAAATTGGCcgactccaaaaaaaaaaaattgtccgaATTGAACTCTacacttttaatatattatgGTTTAAAGTTACAGTCAAGATGGAGTTTCATTATGAGTCAagggaaaatatgaaatttagTCGTATCCGTGGGTGCTAAGATAGAGAAAAGATTTGACGAGAATAAATTTGATTTATTTCCCTTGATATTAAAAGTGATTCTACTTTAGAATAAAACCTCATTTTTATTGTAGTTTTATAATGGATGAACAGAGTTTACTACCATTTTAATGGTAAACATAAGATTTCCATTGAAAAGATAATGTAGAATAATATGCAACCTACCGAGAACACTAAGGAgggcaaataaaaaaaacaactaTGCTTGAAAAGTTCTTCATGATAATGAATCCTACAAGAAGTTCAATAATCTGCTTGTATATATGGAACTTGTGATATCAGGATTAAGATGTTTGTGAACATTATATACCACTGAACACAAAGTATGGAAAGACAGGTAAGAAAAATGTAGGTAAATAATAATTGGATGTTTCACCAAAATGTTGATGTATAATTAATTCAGCACAATAATATGACAAAAGAATATTTATGGAGCAattacagtcaaacctctctataattgtcatttgttataataacatttcactataacgacCTGATTATTTCTAGAACCGATTTTTTacgttatattttacttctctataacaacattttgcctataacagcattgacattcattatagcggtacactctttgtaaaattatatCTCTATAACAGCTAcactcaaatattgtgtaataataatttgtaagaaatatattatctataaaataaaataaaatattaaaatatttatgataatcaTCATTAGTGTCATGTACATGGtagtaaatttcaagtacgaATATCTAAAAATCTTCAATTATACTATTAAGTTCTTAGACAGCCTTCAAGGGAAAGCTATTTTGAACAGAAATCTTCGTCAGTCCAAACGTTATGTTATTACTAAGAGACtggaatttatgaaataatctACAATTTTAGAATTCTTACATCAAACTTtaaatttcaattaattttaaatgcatatgttccttatattttaattctttatcggtatggtataactagttatggatttcttagtaatttattagtcttttcaatttttaattaatgaaatatgaaaatcaattggcATATGtaaattaacaagtatttttggttttgtttatactagcataaaaagtaaaaaataaataaataataataatatcttttGCGGAGTTTTGTTTATAACAGTTAAATGAAATCTAAACATCAAATACCAGTATACATACATAGCAGCACTTCACTATAGCAGCCATAAAATTTTAGGACAAATGCTgtcattatagagaggtttgactgcaCTAGTAAAAATTGAACAAGTATTGTATAGACCAATGTTGGTGTATTTTAAGGCAacaggaaaaataaattatggatTTGATTGACGATAAATAACTTAACTAGAAGAATAATTACGGATGTGAAACATTAGAtatattgatttgaaaaggtGGGATTTTGTATTAAAGGGAAAACgaatgtgatttatgaagtAAAAAAAGAGGTGAACTTTGTCAAATTAACCTTTATATGAATAAATA from Lycium ferocissimum isolate CSIRO_LF1 unplaced genomic scaffold, AGI_CSIRO_Lferr_CH_V1 ctg8332, whole genome shotgun sequence encodes:
- the LOC132045868 gene encoding uncharacterized protein LOC132045868; protein product: MAENPIPDGPMQWHSDYIPYLDSLQGREDAFFFTRDDDQNRQKTWFEPKNLMTDECILARECSSHKKKMLQRAVRMYCIKDMREFKVDDSNKSIWRLVCKRKTQGCRWLLRGIVKPDGLWEITKFHPKHTCDMGQSRADHFNLDINMIAHVLLKHIEETPRMPIKTCISMVHSKYGKIISKRKGFLGHRHAFEMIFGTWESSFRALPGWDDVYGRYDIKLLIVVDMDANGSIFPLAFVITANESNETWGMFLTHLKTHVIKGRQGICVLSDSHKGILHNMRTLEGWQPPHVYHRYCLRHLKANLQKKFGNDT